A genome region from Bufo gargarizans isolate SCDJY-AF-19 chromosome 2, ASM1485885v1, whole genome shotgun sequence includes the following:
- the TMEM127 gene encoding transmembrane protein 127: MFAAGGSGGSSMPRRRGHGAHSLPKQPERSLASALPGALSITALCTALAEPAWLHIHGGTCKRQELGVADVLGTEDPELLTKFCMNHQTILLLRVIAGFCFLGIACSMTAFLLDVFGPKHPALKITRRYAFAHILTVLQCATVIGFCYWASELILALQQQHKQYHGSQVYVTFAVSFYLVAGAGGASILATAANLLRHYPSEEEEQALELLSEMEADSYPAEYDVMNPFQPPPAYTP; this comes from the exons ATGTTTGCTGCCGGCGGGTCCGGTGGTTCTTCTATGCCGAGGAGACGAGGTCACGGGGCTCACTCTTTGCCCAAGCAGCCAGAAAGAAGCCTGGCATCAGCCCTGCCCGGTGCATTGTCCATCACAGCCCTGTGCACTGCTCTAGCAGAACCTGCCTGGCTGCATATCCATGGGGGAACGTGCAAACGCCAGGAGCTGGGGGTGGCAGATGTCCTGGGAACTGAGGATCCGGAGCTGCTGACAA AGTTCTGTATGAACCACCAGACGATACTCCTCCTCCGAGTCATCGCTGGCTTCTGCTTCCTGGGTATCGCCTGCAGTATGACCGCCTTCCTGCTTGACGTCTTCGGCCCCAAACATCCTGCTCTCAAAATTACCAGGCGCTACGCCTTTGCCCAcatactcacag TTCTGCAATGTGCTACGGTTATTGGTTTCTGCTACTGGGCCTCGGAGCTCATACTCGCACTCCAGCAGCAACACAAACAGTATCACGGCTCCCAAGTCTACGTCACCTTTGCTGTAAGTTTCTACTTGGTGGCCGGGGCAGGGGGAGCATCCATCCTCGCCACCGCTGCCAACCTCCTACGCCATTATCCTTCTGAAGAAGAGGAGCAGGCCCTGGAGTTGCTGTCAGAGATGGAAGCTGACTCTTACCCTGCCGAGTATGACGTCATGAATCCTTTCCAACCACCGCCCGCTTACACACCATAG